One Ferrimicrobium sp. DNA segment encodes these proteins:
- a CDS encoding polyprenyl synthetase family protein has translation MLEENNSLAHILVDVAAPRSIVEISRRVESELLKFLTTEYTRWSLIDPEFSMPIEALRRFVTAGGKRLRPAFCYWTAVGMGVDPDDPTLMHTLIGLELLHTFALIHDDLMDRSALRRGEPSVHAAFAAQHHQEQLRGSSVQYGDSMAILVGDLAFAYADQMFIDANRRARQLYAELKLEVNLGQSLDVSGSFAAHTSLIKAERIALYKSGKYTVERPMHIGAAMAEHYFAASDAITDFAVPLGMAFQLRDDVLGVFGQTERTKKPVGDDLREGKQTLLIGLACQKWSSAERELFEGLFGREDLTMHEITALQRLIEESGALQAMEDRIDQLFLRSMEALDGLNLIPEARAALGEMAGFVVDRLH, from the coding sequence GTGCTGGAGGAGAACAATTCGTTGGCTCACATACTGGTCGATGTGGCCGCACCTCGTTCCATCGTCGAGATATCTCGGAGGGTCGAATCTGAGCTCCTCAAGTTCCTCACAACCGAATACACCCGTTGGAGTTTGATCGACCCAGAATTTTCGATGCCGATCGAGGCATTACGTCGGTTTGTCACCGCGGGCGGCAAGCGTCTCCGTCCTGCATTCTGTTACTGGACGGCCGTTGGCATGGGAGTCGATCCAGACGACCCCACGCTCATGCATACCTTGATTGGGTTGGAGCTGTTGCATACCTTTGCGCTGATCCACGATGACCTCATGGATCGTTCAGCCTTGCGACGTGGAGAGCCATCGGTGCATGCAGCGTTTGCAGCCCAACATCATCAAGAACAGTTGCGTGGATCGTCGGTTCAATACGGGGATTCCATGGCTATTTTGGTTGGCGATCTCGCGTTCGCCTATGCCGATCAGATGTTTATTGACGCGAACCGTCGAGCCAGACAACTCTACGCCGAGCTCAAGCTCGAGGTGAACCTCGGTCAGTCGCTGGATGTGTCCGGTAGCTTTGCTGCCCATACCTCGTTGATCAAGGCTGAGAGGATCGCGCTTTATAAGTCGGGTAAATACACCGTTGAGCGTCCGATGCATATCGGTGCTGCGATGGCGGAGCATTACTTTGCTGCCTCGGATGCCATCACCGACTTTGCAGTCCCATTGGGGATGGCATTCCAGCTGCGTGATGACGTCTTGGGAGTTTTTGGCCAGACCGAACGCACCAAGAAGCCAGTCGGCGATGACTTGCGAGAAGGGAAGCAGACCCTGCTGATAGGGTTGGCATGCCAGAAGTGGTCTTCGGCAGAGCGTGAACTCTTCGAGGGGCTGTTTGGGCGTGAGGATCTCACCATGCACGAGATCACAGCTCTGCAACGGTTGATTGAGGAGTCGGGAGCGCTCCAGGCGATGGAGGATCGAATCGACCAACTGTTCCTCCGTTCCATGGAGGCCTTAGATGGACTAAACCTGATCCCCGAGGCGCGCGCCGCCCTTGGAGAGATGGCTGGGTTTGTCGTCGATAGGTTGCATTGA
- the crtI gene encoding phytoene desaturase family protein codes for MPSPTVVIGAGFSGLTAAVELARQGHRVTVIDRNLYPGGRSGRFDREGFFIDTGPTVFTMPELFQDIFRRAGADPDDYVQFRQLEPGYLASFADASTVDGGGRIATYSNPDQMYAEIEAKISRDQAEAYLRFRRYLQELFAVEFPSFIDIQLNSVAALLKNPTAMWRLMRLRGFQRLPAVVGHHFRDERLQRLFSFQALYAGLSPLKALGIFAIIGYMDVVHGVVQPVGGMRAAADGLAKLASDLGVEFRYGTQVEAFVMHEHRVTRVITDGGSIDCEAVIASMDPGQLALLLGRPFTRLGGRHWTMSPSCYLSLRGVQGEIPTALAHHNIFFGTEWAGAFRDLVDQGRLMRDPSTLVSIPTRSDPQLAPPGSHIVYALEPTPNLDGRFDWERLGGAFVERFDRRLERYGVTPELATPVRLDLDPRDWAGMGMDAGTPFSIAHTFFQSGPFRPSLADPVIPNLVRTGSGTQPGVGLPLVMVSGRLSALEIAKGLS; via the coding sequence ATGCCATCACCGACGGTGGTCATTGGCGCTGGATTCTCTGGATTGACAGCGGCGGTTGAGCTAGCTCGCCAGGGGCATCGGGTGACGGTGATCGATCGCAACCTCTACCCTGGTGGGCGGTCCGGTCGCTTCGATCGTGAAGGTTTTTTCATTGACACTGGACCGACCGTGTTCACGATGCCTGAGTTGTTCCAAGATATCTTTCGTCGAGCTGGTGCTGATCCGGATGACTATGTCCAGTTTCGTCAGCTTGAGCCTGGCTACCTCGCCTCCTTTGCCGATGCCTCGACGGTAGACGGTGGTGGTCGGATTGCGACCTATAGCAACCCAGATCAGATGTACGCAGAGATCGAAGCCAAGATCTCGCGAGACCAAGCCGAGGCTTACCTGCGATTTCGCCGTTACCTGCAAGAACTCTTCGCTGTGGAGTTCCCCTCGTTTATCGACATCCAGCTCAATAGCGTTGCAGCGCTGCTCAAGAACCCCACAGCGATGTGGCGGTTGATGAGGCTGCGTGGGTTCCAGCGTCTTCCAGCGGTGGTTGGTCACCACTTTCGTGACGAACGTCTGCAGCGGCTGTTCAGCTTTCAGGCGCTGTACGCGGGGCTTTCGCCGTTGAAGGCGTTGGGCATCTTTGCCATCATCGGCTACATGGACGTTGTCCATGGGGTCGTTCAGCCGGTTGGTGGTATGCGAGCAGCGGCGGACGGGTTGGCAAAGCTGGCGAGTGATCTAGGCGTCGAGTTCCGATATGGCACGCAGGTAGAGGCCTTTGTCATGCATGAGCACCGCGTGACACGTGTGATCACCGACGGCGGCTCTATCGACTGTGAGGCCGTTATCGCCTCCATGGATCCTGGCCAACTCGCGCTCTTGCTTGGGCGGCCCTTCACGCGTCTCGGGGGTCGTCACTGGACGATGTCACCGTCCTGTTATTTGTCGTTGCGCGGCGTCCAAGGTGAGATACCAACAGCTCTTGCACACCACAACATCTTCTTCGGCACGGAGTGGGCGGGGGCCTTTCGCGATCTCGTCGACCAGGGGCGTCTCATGCGTGATCCATCGACGTTGGTTTCAATCCCCACGCGGTCGGACCCGCAACTTGCACCGCCGGGATCTCACATCGTGTATGCGCTCGAGCCAACGCCCAATCTTGATGGTCGATTCGATTGGGAGCGGCTCGGCGGTGCCTTTGTCGAGCGCTTCGATCGCAGACTCGAACGATACGGGGTGACGCCGGAGTTGGCGACACCGGTGCGCCTCGATTTGGACCCACGCGACTGGGCGGGAATGGGCATGGATGCCGGCACACCGTTTTCGATCGCACATACGTTCTTTCAGAGCGGTCCGTTCCGTCCCTCGCTCGCAGATCCGGTGATCCCAAACCTGGTACGAACCGGCTCTGGAACCCAACCAGGCGTGGGGTTGCCGTTGGTGATGGTGTCGGGAAGGCTGTCAGCTCTCGAGATTGCCAAGGGGTTGTCATGA
- the galU gene encoding UTP--glucose-1-phosphate uridylyltransferase GalU, giving the protein MSQITKVVIPAAGLGTRFLPATKAQPKEMLPIVDKPAIQYVIEEAIRNGLTNLLVITGRGKRSIEDHFDESFELEQLLSDTGRPKELDIVRGIAKLGNIHYIRQGRPLGLGHAVLGAKAHVGNDPFVTMLADDIMTEDSDLLAKMLQLHRETGFSVLSLMQVPREQIHLYGCAAVVEESNSRLRVVSVVEKPDPRDAPSNLAITGRYLFTPQIFDAIEATPSGKNGEFQLTDAIELLSQSQPVFGVVFQQGRYDVGDKLDYLRAVVEMALQRDDIGPAFAAELRNIMAREFETS; this is encoded by the coding sequence ATGTCACAGATCACGAAGGTAGTGATTCCAGCAGCAGGGCTCGGCACCCGGTTCCTGCCCGCAACCAAGGCCCAGCCCAAAGAGATGCTGCCCATCGTCGACAAACCCGCCATCCAGTACGTGATTGAGGAGGCAATACGCAACGGGTTGACCAACCTCCTCGTCATCACCGGGCGCGGCAAGCGCTCCATTGAAGATCATTTCGACGAATCCTTCGAACTCGAACAGCTACTATCGGACACCGGGCGCCCTAAGGAGCTTGATATCGTCCGTGGGATCGCAAAGCTTGGCAACATTCACTACATTCGCCAGGGTCGTCCCCTCGGACTAGGACATGCCGTCCTTGGGGCCAAGGCCCATGTCGGCAACGATCCATTCGTCACCATGCTCGCCGACGACATCATGACAGAGGACTCTGATCTCCTCGCCAAGATGCTCCAACTACACCGCGAGACCGGCTTTAGCGTCCTCTCGCTCATGCAGGTCCCCCGTGAGCAGATCCACCTGTACGGCTGCGCCGCAGTCGTCGAAGAGTCCAACTCCAGACTGCGGGTGGTCTCTGTCGTCGAAAAGCCAGATCCAAGGGATGCACCGTCGAACCTGGCAATCACCGGCCGATATCTGTTTACTCCTCAGATCTTCGACGCCATCGAGGCTACGCCATCCGGAAAGAACGGCGAGTTTCAGCTCACAGATGCGATCGAACTCCTCAGCCAGTCCCAACCAGTTTTTGGCGTGGTTTTCCAACAGGGCCGCTACGACGTCGGCGACAAACTCGATTACCTTCGGGCGGTCGTCGAGATGGCCTTACAGCGCGACGATATCGGGCCGGCATTCGCAGCCGAGTTGCGAAACATCATGGCGAGGGAGTTCGAGACTTCATGA